One region of Synechococcus elongatus PCC 11801 genomic DNA includes:
- the trpB gene encoding tryptophan synthase subunit beta, which translates to MANLGERPDPLGRFGRFGGQYVPETLMPALAELEQAFARYSRDPEFQAEFEGLLRDYVGRPNPLYFAERLTEYYRRPDGQGPNIYLKREDLNHTGAHKINNALGQALMAKRMGKKRIIAETGAGQHGVATATVCARFGLECVIYMGVHDMERQALNVFRMRLMGAEVRGVAAGSGTLKDATSEAIRDWVTNVEDTHYILGSVAGPHPYPMIVREFHSMIGREVRQQAQALWGGLPDILLACVGGGSNAMGMFNEFVNEPTVRLIGVEAAGRGVDTPEHAATLTKGRVGVLHGAMSYLLQDDDGQVIEAHSISAGLDYPGVGPEHSYLMDAGRAEYYSVTDDEALEAFQRISRLEGIIPALETAHAFAHLEKLCPTLSGNPNLVINCSGRGDKDVQTVAQRLQF; encoded by the coding sequence ATCGCGAACTTGGGCGAACGGCCCGATCCACTGGGGCGCTTCGGTCGCTTTGGCGGGCAATACGTTCCCGAAACCCTGATGCCTGCCTTAGCAGAGCTGGAACAGGCCTTTGCTCGCTATAGCCGCGATCCTGAATTTCAAGCGGAATTTGAAGGACTGCTGCGCGACTACGTCGGTCGCCCCAACCCCCTCTACTTTGCTGAGCGCCTGACGGAGTACTATCGCCGTCCCGATGGTCAAGGCCCCAACATCTACCTGAAGCGGGAAGACCTTAACCACACCGGCGCGCACAAGATTAATAACGCCCTGGGTCAGGCTTTGATGGCCAAGCGCATGGGCAAAAAACGGATCATCGCTGAAACGGGCGCGGGTCAGCATGGTGTGGCCACTGCAACGGTCTGTGCTCGCTTCGGTCTGGAATGCGTGATTTACATGGGCGTCCACGATATGGAACGCCAAGCCCTCAACGTCTTCCGGATGCGCCTGATGGGTGCAGAAGTGCGCGGCGTGGCGGCGGGTTCTGGCACGCTCAAAGATGCCACTTCAGAAGCCATCCGCGACTGGGTGACTAACGTCGAAGACACTCACTACATCCTCGGTTCCGTTGCAGGCCCACATCCCTACCCGATGATTGTGCGGGAATTCCACAGCATGATTGGTCGGGAAGTCCGTCAGCAAGCCCAGGCGCTCTGGGGCGGACTGCCGGATATTCTGCTGGCCTGCGTGGGCGGTGGCTCCAATGCCATGGGCATGTTCAACGAGTTCGTCAATGAGCCCACCGTGCGTTTGATCGGCGTAGAAGCGGCGGGTCGTGGCGTGGATACGCCGGAACATGCTGCCACACTGACCAAAGGTCGTGTGGGTGTCCTGCATGGCGCGATGAGCTACCTGCTTCAGGATGACGATGGGCAGGTGATCGAAGCCCATTCGATCAGTGCGGGTTTGGACTATCCCGGTGTGGGGCCTGAGCACAGCTACTTGATGGATGCGGGGCGCGCTGAGTACTACAGCGTCACCGATGACGAGGCGCTGGAAGCGTTCCAACGGATTTCACGACTGGAAGGGATCATTCCAGCCTTGGAAACGGCCCATGCCTTTGCGCACCTTGAGAAGCTTTGTCCGACCTTGAGCGGCAATCCCAACTTGGTGATCAACTGCTCGGGTCGCGGTGATAAAGACGTGCAAACCGTGGCGCAAAGACTCCAGTTTTAA